One stretch of Armatimonadota bacterium DNA includes these proteins:
- a CDS encoding manganese catalase family protein, producing the protein MYLRIDRLQIELPAPKEPDPNAAAAVQDLLGGRFGEMSTLMNYTYQSFNFRGHDQLKPYRDLIANIATEELGHIELVSATINLLLTGATQARDPVDAPLEPGKDVRSTYHFISTAQTAFVGGSMGGFWHGDYVFNSGNLVLDLLHNFFLECGARLHKIRVYEMTRNPVAREMIGYLLVRGGVHATAYGKALETLTGVNVTKLLPIPNIPNSKFPEARKYEQAGGHRTLYRFSPEDYRDIARIWRGPAPTGDGDLVVVDGPPPGGPVPVLPPLPEEFAPGLSPEEMAELAKKLAAS; encoded by the coding sequence GTGTATCTCCGGATTGACCGGTTGCAGATCGAGCTGCCGGCTCCCAAGGAGCCGGACCCCAACGCTGCAGCCGCGGTGCAGGACCTGTTGGGCGGCCGTTTCGGGGAGATGTCCACCCTCATGAACTACACCTACCAATCCTTCAACTTCCGCGGGCACGATCAGCTCAAGCCCTACCGGGACCTCATCGCGAACATCGCCACGGAGGAGCTGGGCCACATCGAGCTCGTCTCCGCCACCATCAACCTCCTGCTCACGGGCGCCACCCAGGCCAGGGATCCGGTGGATGCGCCCCTCGAACCCGGCAAGGACGTGCGCTCCACCTACCACTTCATCAGCACAGCCCAGACCGCCTTCGTGGGCGGCTCCATGGGCGGGTTCTGGCACGGGGACTACGTGTTCAACAGCGGCAACCTCGTGCTGGATCTGCTCCACAACTTCTTCCTGGAGTGCGGGGCGCGGCTGCACAAGATCCGGGTCTACGAGATGACCCGCAACCCCGTGGCCCGGGAGATGATCGGCTACCTCCTGGTGCGGGGCGGGGTGCACGCCACCGCCTACGGCAAGGCCCTGGAGACCCTCACGGGGGTGAACGTCACGAAGCTTTTGCCCATCCCCAACATCCCCAATTCCAAGTTCCCCGAGGCCCGGAAGTACGAGCAGGCGGGCGGGCACCGCACCCTGTACCGGTTCAGCCCCGAGGACTACCGGGACATCGCCCGCATCTGGCGCGGTCCCGCTCCCACGGGGGACGGAGACCTCGTGGTGGTGGACGGTCCGCCTCCGGGAGGACCCGTGCCGGTGCTGCCGCCGCTCCCGGAGGAGTTCGCCCCGGGTCTAAGCCCCGAGGAGATGGCGGAGCTGGCAAAGAAGCTCGCGGCAAGTTAG
- the trpA gene encoding tryptophan synthase subunit alpha, which translates to MSRFRALFQRLRAEGRAALMPFFEVGDPDLKILERLIPAVVEAGADALELGVPFSDPIADGPTMQRAAYRALTRGVRLQDVLDLVRQVRRRVDVPIAVMSYANPLFRYGIERFAREAREAGVDGIIAADIPADEGEPLIRAARPEGLDTIFLVAPTSTEARLRTVASATTGFLYCVSVTGVTGARDRLSEEAEDLVRRVRRVTDLPAVVGFGIARPEHAQEAARFSDGVIVASALYQVLEAARDPVAAAVEFLRPFARALRSGPGFLG; encoded by the coding sequence ATGAGCCGGTTTAGGGCGCTCTTCCAGAGGCTGCGGGCGGAGGGCCGGGCTGCCCTCATGCCGTTCTTCGAAGTTGGGGATCCGGATCTCAAGATCCTGGAACGTCTGATCCCCGCGGTGGTGGAGGCCGGCGCGGACGCCCTGGAGCTCGGGGTCCCGTTCTCCGATCCCATCGCGGACGGCCCAACCATGCAGCGGGCCGCCTACCGGGCTTTAACGCGGGGGGTGCGGCTCCAGGACGTTCTGGACCTCGTGCGCCAGGTGCGCCGCAGGGTGGACGTGCCCATCGCCGTGATGTCCTACGCGAACCCCCTTTTCCGGTACGGGATCGAGCGGTTCGCCCGGGAGGCCCGGGAGGCGGGGGTGGACGGCATTATTGCCGCGGACATCCCCGCGGACGAAGGGGAACCGCTCATCCGGGCCGCGCGGCCGGAGGGCCTCGATACCATCTTCCTCGTGGCCCCCACGAGCACCGAGGCGCGGCTGCGCACGGTCGCCTCGGCCACCACGGGGTTCCTGTACTGCGTCTCCGTCACCGGGGTGACGGGAGCCCGTGACCGGCTGAGCGAGGAGGCGGAGGACCTCGTGCGGCGGGTGCGGAGGGTCACGGACCTCCCCGCGGTGGTGGGGTTCGGGATCGCCCGTCCGGAGCACGCACAGGAGGCGGCCCGGTTCAGCGACGGGGTGATCGTGGCGAGTGCCCTCTACCAGGTGCTGGAAGCGGCCCGGGATCCCGTGGCGGCCGCGGTGGAGTTCCTGCGTCCCTTCGCCCGGGCCCTGCGTTCAGGCCCTGGATTCCTCGGGTGA
- the trpB gene encoding tryptophan synthase subunit beta, producing the protein MGVVTLPDARGRFGPFGGRYVPETLMPALLELEAAYEALREDPEFRQELEGLLREYCGRPTPLYFARRLSEHLGGARIYLKREDLLHTGAHKINNALGQALLARRMGKHRVIAETGAGQHGVAVATAAAMLGLQCEVYMGQEDVERQALNVYRMQLLGARVIPVQSGTRTLKDAINEALRDWVTHVRTTFYIIGSVVGPHPYPRIVRDFQSVIGTEARQQVLEREGRLPDAVVACVGGGSNAMGLFWAFLPDEAVRLVGVEAGGHGVQSGRHAASLVAGSPGVLHGAYTYVLQDEAGQVLGTHSVSAGLDYPGVGPEHAYLKETGRAQYVAVTDEEALEAFHLLARTEGILPALEPAHAIAYLRHLAPQLGRDGVIVVGLSGRGDKDIDTVRRHGGHEPV; encoded by the coding sequence ATGGGTGTGGTGACGCTTCCGGACGCCCGGGGACGGTTCGGCCCCTTCGGCGGCCGCTACGTCCCGGAGACCCTGATGCCGGCCCTCCTGGAGCTGGAGGCCGCCTATGAGGCGCTGCGGGAGGATCCGGAGTTCCGGCAGGAGCTTGAGGGGCTCCTGCGGGAGTACTGCGGCCGGCCCACGCCCCTGTACTTCGCCCGGAGGCTTTCGGAGCACCTGGGCGGTGCCCGCATCTACCTCAAGCGGGAGGACCTGCTGCACACGGGAGCCCACAAGATCAACAACGCCCTGGGGCAGGCCCTGCTCGCGAGACGCATGGGCAAGCATCGGGTGATCGCGGAGACGGGTGCGGGGCAGCACGGGGTGGCCGTGGCCACGGCTGCGGCCATGCTGGGCCTGCAGTGCGAGGTGTACATGGGGCAGGAGGACGTGGAGCGCCAGGCCCTCAACGTGTACCGGATGCAGCTCCTGGGCGCCCGGGTGATCCCCGTCCAGAGCGGCACCCGCACCCTCAAGGACGCCATCAACGAAGCCCTGCGGGACTGGGTCACCCACGTGCGTACCACCTTCTACATCATCGGGTCCGTGGTGGGGCCACACCCGTATCCCCGCATCGTCCGGGACTTCCAGTCCGTGATCGGCACCGAAGCACGCCAACAGGTCCTGGAGCGGGAAGGGCGGTTGCCGGACGCGGTGGTGGCCTGCGTGGGCGGCGGGAGCAACGCCATGGGCCTGTTCTGGGCCTTCCTTCCGGACGAGGCCGTGCGGCTCGTGGGGGTGGAGGCGGGCGGGCACGGGGTGCAAAGCGGCCGGCACGCGGCGAGCCTCGTGGCGGGAAGCCCCGGGGTACTGCACGGGGCCTACACGTACGTGCTCCAGGACGAGGCCGGACAGGTGCTCGGCACGCATTCCGTCTCCGCGGGCCTGGACTACCCGGGTGTCGGCCCCGAGCACGCGTACCTCAAGGAGACGGGACGGGCCCAGTACGTGGCGGTCACGGACGAGGAGGCCCTGGAGGCCTTCCACCTCTTGGCCCGGACGGAGGGGATCCTGCCGGCTCTGGAGCCCGCCCACGCCATCGCGTATCTCAGACACCTGGCCCCGCAGCTCGGCCGGGATGGGGTGATCGTGGTGGGACTCTCGGGCCGGGGAGACAAGGACATCGACACGGTGCGGCGGCACGGCGGCCATGAGCCGGTTTAG
- a CDS encoding phosphoribosylanthranilate isomerase — protein sequence MTRVKICGIRTPEEARAAAEAGADAVGFVFWPRSRRYVAPEEAARIARILPPFVVRVGVFVNEPPERVEEVAARVGLDAVQLHGDEPPEACARIRRRVIKAIRVRDGESLRAAADYPVSALLLDAYVPETYGGTGRTFDWSLVETIRHLELPLILSGGLTPENVAEAIRRVRPHGVDTSSGVETHGRKDPEKIRAFVAAVRRADARREETWVW from the coding sequence ATGACCCGGGTGAAGATCTGCGGGATCCGCACACCGGAGGAAGCCCGCGCCGCCGCGGAGGCGGGGGCGGACGCGGTGGGGTTCGTGTTCTGGCCCCGAAGCCGCCGGTACGTGGCACCCGAGGAGGCGGCCCGGATCGCCCGGATCCTCCCGCCCTTCGTGGTGCGGGTGGGGGTGTTCGTGAACGAGCCACCGGAGCGGGTGGAGGAGGTGGCCGCCCGGGTCGGGTTGGACGCGGTGCAGCTCCACGGAGACGAGCCGCCGGAGGCGTGCGCGCGGATCCGGCGGCGGGTCATCAAGGCCATCCGGGTCCGCGATGGGGAGAGCCTCCGGGCGGCGGCGGACTACCCGGTGAGCGCCCTCCTCCTGGACGCGTACGTCCCCGAGACCTACGGCGGGACGGGCCGGACCTTTGACTGGTCCCTGGTGGAAACGATCCGGCATCTGGAGCTCCCCCTGATCCTCTCCGGCGGCCTCACCCCGGAGAACGTGGCCGAGGCCATCCGGAGGGTTCGGCCGCACGGGGTGGATACGAGCAGCGGGGTGGAGACGCATGGACGCAAGGACCCCGAGAAGATCCGGGCGTTCGTGGCCGCGGTCCGGCGCGCGGACGCCAGGAGGGAGGAAACATGGGTGTGGTGA
- the trpS gene encoding tryptophan--tRNA ligase: MAQKVGTVDRAASGAAPRQAVRVFSGIQPTGLVHLGNYVGAIRQWVELQAQYESYFCIVDLHAITVPYEPEEMQRRILEAAAANIAAGIDPERSVLFVQSHVHQHCELMWLLTTLTPVGQLERMTQYKEKARRARQGVMAGLLNYPVLQAADVLLYKASLVPVGEDQLQHIELMRDLAERFNKQFGETFPLPEARLTKGARIMALNDPTKKMSKSIPGSYIALADEPEEIRRKVRAAVTDPGPPAPGARVEDASPGVQNLFTLLEIFGPEHLPRFREAYESGTIRYSELKQVLAEAIVERLDPIRRRYHELLRRPGDLYEILVEGARRARPVAEATMEEVYRKMGLR; encoded by the coding sequence ATGGCGCAGAAGGTGGGAACGGTGGACCGTGCGGCGTCGGGAGCGGCACCGCGTCAGGCGGTGCGGGTGTTCTCCGGGATCCAGCCCACGGGGCTCGTGCACCTCGGGAACTACGTGGGAGCCATCCGGCAGTGGGTGGAGCTCCAGGCCCAGTACGAGTCGTACTTCTGCATCGTGGACCTGCACGCCATCACCGTGCCCTACGAGCCGGAAGAGATGCAGCGGCGGATCCTGGAGGCGGCCGCGGCCAACATCGCAGCCGGGATTGACCCGGAGCGGTCCGTGCTGTTCGTGCAGTCCCACGTCCACCAGCACTGCGAGCTCATGTGGCTCCTCACCACCCTCACCCCCGTGGGGCAGCTGGAGCGGATGACCCAGTACAAGGAGAAGGCGCGCCGGGCGCGGCAGGGAGTGATGGCGGGGCTACTGAACTACCCCGTCCTCCAGGCCGCGGACGTGCTCCTGTACAAGGCCAGCCTCGTGCCCGTGGGGGAGGATCAGCTCCAGCACATCGAGCTCATGCGGGACCTCGCGGAGCGGTTCAACAAGCAGTTCGGGGAGACGTTCCCGCTGCCGGAAGCCCGGCTCACCAAGGGCGCCCGCATCATGGCCCTCAACGACCCCACGAAGAAGATGAGCAAGAGCATCCCGGGGAGCTACATCGCCCTTGCCGACGAACCGGAGGAGATCCGGCGCAAGGTGCGGGCCGCGGTGACGGATCCGGGCCCCCCGGCGCCGGGCGCCCGGGTGGAGGACGCGAGCCCCGGGGTCCAGAACCTCTTCACCCTGCTGGAGATCTTCGGTCCCGAGCACCTCCCGCGTTTCCGGGAGGCGTACGAGTCCGGCACCATCCGCTACAGCGAGCTCAAGCAGGTCCTGGCGGAGGCCATCGTCGAGCGGCTGGATCCCATCCGCCGGCGCTACCACGAGCTCCTGCGCCGGCCCGGGGATCTCTATGAGATCCTGGTGGAGGGTGCCCGGCGGGCCCGTCCCGTGGCCGAGGCCACCATGGAAGAGGTCTACCGGAAGATGGGGCTCAGATGA
- the trpC gene encoding indole-3-glycerol phosphate synthase TrpC produces the protein MSVLERIVQHKWRELAQARAACPEHEVKRRALTAPSPRDFAAALRGEGIAVIAELKAASPSAGVIRQDLNPAALARAYEAGGAEALSVLTDRPFFQGSPEHLQAAREATRLPVLRKDFTLAAYHVYEARALGADAVLLIAAILDDAQLRALRELAEALGMAAVVEVHTEEEVERALRSGARIIGINNRDLRTFRVDLATTFRLRPRIPEGILVVSESGIAHPDQVKALAEAGVDAVLVGTALAGEADPAAKLRQLRPVKV, from the coding sequence ATGAGTGTCCTCGAACGGATCGTCCAGCACAAGTGGCGGGAGCTCGCGCAGGCCCGGGCCGCGTGCCCGGAGCACGAGGTAAAGAGGCGGGCCCTCACGGCCCCCTCTCCCCGGGATTTCGCCGCGGCCCTCCGGGGGGAAGGGATCGCGGTGATCGCGGAGCTGAAGGCCGCCTCGCCCAGCGCGGGAGTGATCCGACAGGATCTGAACCCCGCCGCCCTCGCCCGGGCCTACGAAGCCGGCGGGGCGGAGGCGCTCTCCGTCCTTACGGATCGCCCGTTCTTCCAGGGAAGCCCGGAACACCTGCAGGCCGCCCGGGAAGCCACCCGGCTTCCGGTCCTCCGCAAGGACTTCACCCTGGCGGCCTACCACGTGTACGAGGCGCGGGCCCTGGGGGCGGATGCGGTGCTGCTCATCGCCGCCATCCTGGACGACGCGCAGCTCCGGGCTCTTCGGGAGCTCGCGGAGGCGCTGGGGATGGCGGCGGTGGTGGAGGTGCACACGGAGGAGGAGGTGGAGCGCGCCCTGCGCAGCGGGGCCCGCATCATCGGGATCAACAACCGGGATCTCCGCACCTTCCGGGTGGATCTGGCGACCACCTTCCGCCTCCGCCCCCGGATCCCGGAGGGAATCCTGGTGGTGAGCGAGAGCGGCATCGCGCATCCGGATCAGGTGAAGGCCCTGGCGGAGGCGGGGGTGGACGCGGTGCTGGTGGGAACGGCCCTGGCGGGTGAGGCGGATCCCGCGGCGAAGCTCCGGCAGCTGCGTCCGGTGAAGGTGTGA
- the trpD gene encoding anthranilate phosphoribosyltransferase, which yields MIREAIRKTVEGISLSAEEAERVMGEIMDGEATPAQIAALVVALRMKGETVEEMSGFARAMRARAYRITPRVPVLVDTCGTGGDGAHTFNISTAAAFVVAGAGVSVAKHGNRAVSSACGSADVLEALGLPADAEPARVQEAIERIGLGFLFAPRFHPAMRHAVGPRREIGIRTVFNVLGPLTNPAGARRQVIGVYDPRLVEPLALVARELGAEHAYVVHGDGLDELTTTGPTRVAEVREGRVRTFALEPEQVGLPRASPEALRGGDARYNAQRVERVLNGERGPCRDVVLLNAAAALVAAGAAEDFREGIVRAAEAVDSGAAAAKLAALRAYFGAQTGAGG from the coding sequence ATGATCCGGGAGGCGATCCGGAAGACGGTGGAGGGCATCTCCCTCTCCGCGGAGGAGGCGGAGCGGGTCATGGGCGAGATCATGGACGGGGAGGCCACCCCGGCCCAGATCGCGGCCCTGGTGGTGGCCCTGCGCATGAAGGGCGAGACGGTGGAGGAGATGAGCGGGTTCGCCCGGGCCATGCGGGCGCGGGCCTACCGCATCACGCCCCGGGTTCCGGTCCTGGTGGACACCTGCGGCACGGGCGGGGACGGAGCCCACACCTTCAACATCTCCACCGCGGCGGCCTTCGTGGTGGCCGGGGCGGGCGTGTCGGTGGCCAAGCACGGCAACCGGGCGGTGAGCAGCGCCTGCGGGAGCGCGGACGTCCTGGAGGCCCTGGGCCTTCCCGCGGACGCGGAGCCCGCACGGGTGCAGGAGGCCATCGAGCGGATCGGATTGGGCTTTCTCTTCGCCCCTCGGTTCCACCCCGCCATGCGGCACGCGGTGGGACCGCGGCGGGAGATCGGCATCCGCACCGTCTTCAACGTCCTGGGACCCCTCACCAATCCCGCGGGCGCCCGGCGGCAGGTGATCGGGGTGTACGACCCGCGACTCGTGGAGCCACTCGCCCTCGTGGCCCGGGAGCTCGGGGCCGAGCACGCGTACGTGGTACACGGAGACGGCCTCGACGAGCTCACCACCACGGGTCCCACACGGGTGGCGGAGGTGCGGGAGGGGCGGGTGCGCACCTTTGCGCTGGAGCCCGAACAGGTGGGCCTTCCGCGGGCGTCCCCGGAAGCCCTCCGGGGAGGCGATGCCCGCTACAACGCGCAGCGCGTAGAACGCGTCTTGAACGGGGAGCGGGGACCCTGCCGGGATGTGGTCCTGCTGAACGCGGCCGCGGCGCTGGTGGCCGCGGGAGCGGCGGAGGACTTCCGGGAGGGGATCGTGCGGGCCGCGGAGGCGGTGGACTCCGGGGCGGCCGCGGCGAAGCTCGCGGCCCTGCGGGCCTACTTCGGGGCTCAGACCGGCGCCGGGGGATGA
- a CDS encoding aminodeoxychorismate/anthranilate synthase component II has translation MILVVDNYDSFAYNLVQYLGELGAEVMVYRNDAITVEAIARLGPEAVVISPGPCTPNEAGVSNEVLRELSDRIPVLGVCLGHQCIGQCFGGRVGLAPRPVHGKTSRILHDGRTIFRGLPSPFVATRYHSLVVQEEGLPEVLEVSARNEEGLIMGLRHRHRPVEGVQFHPESILTEHGKALLRNFLDLVRDWHRTGRWGGQEGGS, from the coding sequence ATGATCCTGGTGGTGGACAACTACGACTCCTTCGCGTACAACCTCGTGCAGTATTTGGGCGAACTCGGGGCGGAGGTGATGGTCTACCGGAACGACGCCATCACCGTGGAGGCCATCGCCCGCCTGGGGCCCGAAGCGGTGGTGATCTCCCCCGGGCCCTGCACGCCCAACGAGGCAGGGGTCAGCAACGAGGTGCTGCGGGAGCTCTCCGACCGGATCCCGGTCCTGGGGGTTTGCCTCGGGCACCAGTGCATCGGGCAGTGCTTCGGCGGGCGGGTGGGGCTTGCGCCGCGGCCCGTTCACGGCAAGACCTCCCGCATCCTGCACGACGGCCGCACCATCTTCCGGGGCCTCCCCTCGCCCTTCGTGGCCACCCGCTATCACTCCCTGGTGGTCCAGGAGGAGGGTCTTCCGGAGGTGCTGGAGGTCTCCGCCCGCAACGAGGAGGGCCTCATTATGGGGCTGCGGCACCGGCACCGACCGGTGGAGGGCGTGCAGTTCCACCCGGAGTCCATCCTCACGGAGCACGGCAAGGCACTGCTGCGCAACTTCCTGGACCTCGTGCGTGACTGGCACCGCACGGGCAGATGGGGTGGGCAGGAGGGAGGATCATGA
- the trpE gene encoding anthranilate synthase component I, whose translation MRTLEITPGPVGFEAMLREGNLVPVSCELLADLETPISAFLKLRDLPDAFLLESVEGGERLGRYSFLGARPKLVLTYDGRVVRCSDGRTFPGPFLPAARAVLRPYRQVPVPGLPRFTGGLVGYLGYDLVRDWERLPDRPPDDLGLPVCRMGLFDTVVVFDHVRRRIRVLANAFAEEGAEAAYRSARERMEEVLERLRRPVPGSSPEVRPVPQAQSNMTRESFLEKVERCLAYIRAGDIFQVILSQRFALPVPGLDPFLLYRAARAINPSPFLFYLDFPEGQLAGSSPELLVRLEGDQVMMRPIAGTRPRGRTPEEDAALEADLRGSEKERAEHVMLVDLTRNDLGRISRYGTVRTTELMVVERYSHVMHLVSTVQGILQPDRDAFDVLQAVFPHGTVSGAPKVRAMEIIDELEPVARGPYAGAVGYVGYSGAMDTCITIRTLVVRSGRAYVQAGAGIVADSDPESEYRECVSKAEALVRAVELACTGGMG comes from the coding sequence ATGAGGACCCTGGAGATCACCCCTGGACCCGTGGGATTCGAGGCAATGCTGCGCGAGGGGAATCTCGTGCCGGTCTCGTGCGAGCTCCTGGCAGACCTGGAGACGCCCATCTCCGCCTTCCTCAAGTTGCGGGACCTGCCGGACGCCTTCCTGCTGGAGAGCGTGGAGGGCGGGGAACGGTTGGGACGCTATTCCTTTTTGGGCGCCCGCCCGAAGCTCGTACTCACCTACGACGGCCGGGTGGTCCGGTGCTCGGACGGTCGCACCTTCCCCGGACCCTTCCTCCCCGCGGCCCGCGCCGTCCTCCGTCCGTACCGCCAGGTCCCCGTCCCCGGGCTTCCCCGGTTCACGGGGGGGCTCGTGGGCTACCTCGGCTACGACCTGGTGCGGGACTGGGAACGGCTCCCCGACCGGCCTCCGGACGACCTCGGCCTTCCCGTCTGCCGCATGGGGCTGTTTGACACCGTGGTGGTCTTCGACCACGTGCGGCGGCGCATCCGGGTCCTCGCGAACGCCTTCGCGGAGGAAGGCGCGGAGGCTGCCTACCGTTCCGCCCGGGAGCGCATGGAGGAGGTCCTGGAGCGGCTGCGCCGGCCGGTCCCGGGATCCTCGCCGGAGGTGCGGCCGGTCCCGCAGGCCCAGTCCAACATGACCCGGGAGTCCTTCCTCGAGAAGGTCGAGCGCTGTCTCGCGTACATCCGCGCGGGCGACATCTTCCAGGTCATCCTCTCCCAGCGCTTCGCGCTTCCCGTTCCAGGCCTGGATCCCTTCCTCCTGTACCGGGCCGCCCGGGCCATCAACCCCTCACCCTTCCTGTTCTACCTGGACTTCCCAGAGGGGCAGCTCGCGGGCTCCTCCCCGGAGCTGCTGGTGCGGCTGGAGGGAGATCAGGTGATGATGCGACCCATCGCGGGGACCCGGCCCCGGGGCAGGACCCCGGAGGAGGACGCGGCCCTGGAGGCGGATCTGCGGGGGAGCGAGAAGGAACGGGCGGAGCACGTGATGCTGGTGGACCTCACCCGCAACGACCTGGGCCGCATCAGCCGCTACGGCACGGTACGTACCACGGAGCTCATGGTGGTGGAGCGGTACTCCCACGTGATGCACCTGGTGAGCACCGTCCAGGGGATCCTCCAGCCGGATCGGGACGCCTTCGACGTGCTGCAGGCGGTTTTCCCGCACGGCACGGTGTCCGGGGCCCCGAAGGTGCGGGCCATGGAGATCATCGACGAGCTGGAGCCCGTGGCCCGGGGGCCGTATGCGGGCGCGGTGGGCTACGTAGGCTATTCGGGCGCCATGGACACCTGCATCACCATCCGCACCCTGGTGGTGCGAAGCGGACGGGCGTACGTGCAGGCGGGCGCGGGCATTGTGGCGGATTCCGATCCGGAATCCGAGTACCGGGAGTGCGTGAGCAAGGCGGAGGCCCTGGTGCGGGCCGTGGAACTCGCGTGCACGGGGGGGATGGGATGA
- a CDS encoding prephenate dehydrogenase/arogenate dehydrogenase family protein, with protein sequence MREIVRFQVAAIVGTGLIGGALGMALRQRGCAQTVIGIDRDPRAAERAVERGAADVASTDLGRLAEAEIVFLAVPPEQVVGVARAALGYLRPQTILTDTASVKAPIVSALERIAPPVRFVGGHPMAGTEGQGIEAAEPGFLRDRPYIVTPTGFTDREAVHRLVALARAIGMRPVVMQPEVHDRLVALISHLPYLVACAVILAAAAEPESLGVGGPAFGELARVASSPPALWAQILRLNREEVGRALRDLRGILDQVERRLVEGELEELLEQAQNAAMRARERRP encoded by the coding sequence GTGCGGGAAATCGTGCGGTTCCAGGTGGCGGCCATTGTGGGGACCGGCCTCATCGGCGGGGCCCTGGGCATGGCCCTGCGCCAGCGGGGGTGCGCGCAGACCGTGATCGGGATCGACCGGGATCCGCGGGCTGCCGAGCGGGCCGTGGAGCGGGGAGCCGCGGACGTGGCGAGTACGGATCTCGGTCGCCTCGCGGAGGCGGAGATCGTCTTCCTGGCGGTTCCCCCGGAGCAGGTGGTGGGGGTGGCCCGCGCGGCCCTCGGCTACCTGCGTCCCCAGACCATCCTCACGGACACCGCGAGCGTGAAGGCTCCCATCGTCTCCGCCCTGGAACGCATCGCGCCGCCGGTCCGGTTCGTGGGAGGACACCCCATGGCGGGGACCGAGGGGCAGGGGATCGAGGCCGCGGAGCCCGGCTTTCTCCGGGATCGGCCGTACATCGTGACGCCCACGGGGTTCACGGATCGGGAGGCGGTGCATCGCCTGGTGGCTCTCGCGCGGGCGATCGGGATGCGGCCCGTGGTGATGCAGCCGGAGGTCCACGACCGGCTCGTGGCCCTCATCAGCCACCTCCCGTACCTGGTGGCATGCGCGGTGATCCTGGCCGCCGCGGCAGAACCCGAGTCCCTCGGGGTAGGGGGGCCCGCATTCGGAGAACTTGCCCGGGTGGCCAGCAGTCCGCCGGCCCTGTGGGCTCAGATCCTCCGCCTGAACCGGGAGGAGGTTGGACGGGCCCTACGCGATCTGCGGGGGATCCTGGACCAGGTGGAACGCCGCCTCGTGGAGGGCGAGCTGGAGGAGCTGCTGGAACAGGCTCAAAACGCGGCCATGCGTGCGCGGGAGCGGAGGCCATGA
- a CDS encoding TIGR00725 family protein, protein MGGSIRLRIGVVGERQTTPQLWEAAQTVGREIARRGGILICGGMGGVMEAASKGAREAGGEVVGILPTDSERAGNPYLTIPIPTGMGEGRNVLVVRASQALIAIGGWYGTLVEIAYALALQVPVVGLRTWRIERPGLEGDPIVRADDPVEAVELAWRAATRRRLRRPRLPPG, encoded by the coding sequence GTGGGAGGGAGCATCCGGCTGCGCATCGGGGTCGTGGGAGAGCGACAGACCACACCGCAGCTCTGGGAGGCGGCCCAGACCGTGGGGCGGGAGATCGCGCGGCGGGGCGGGATCCTGATCTGCGGGGGCATGGGCGGGGTGATGGAGGCCGCGTCCAAAGGCGCCCGGGAGGCGGGAGGGGAGGTGGTGGGGATCCTGCCCACGGACTCGGAGCGGGCGGGGAATCCCTACCTCACCATCCCCATCCCCACCGGCATGGGGGAGGGACGCAACGTGCTCGTGGTGCGGGCCTCCCAGGCCCTCATCGCCATCGGGGGGTGGTACGGGACCCTGGTGGAGATCGCGTACGCCCTGGCCCTGCAGGTTCCCGTGGTCGGACTCCGGACGTGGCGGATCGAGCGGCCGGGGCTGGAAGGGGATCCCATCGTGCGGGCGGACGATCCCGTGGAGGCGGTGGAGCTCGCTTGGCGGGCGGCAACCCGAAGGCGCCTCCGCAGGCCCCGGCTCCCACCTGGTTGA